The DNA segment GACCAGTCCGGCGACGCGCTTGGGGGCGTGCAGGGCGGCGGCCAGGGCGATGAGTCCGCCCAGCGACCAGCCGACCCAGACGGCGCGTTCGGGGGCGGCGTCCAGGCAGGCTTCGGCCCAGCCCCAGAGAGAGTCGCGTCCGGTGGGGAAGGGGCTGTCGCCATGTCCGGGCAGGTCGATGCGGTGTTGGGTCAGGTCGTTCCAGGTGGGTTCTGGGACGCCGTTCCAGATGGCCGAGTTCATACCCCAGCCGTGGAGCAGGACCAGTTCAGTGGTGGTTTCAGGGGCTGGAGTGTGCGGGGGAGCGGATTGGTTCGACATCGGTTGTGGTTTCGGTATGGTTGCTTGACTCGGTAGGTGGGTGGTTCGGGGCGCCGTCGTCGGGAGGGCGCCGTGAATCCGTCTCTGGAGGCTTGACGACCGCATCCATGCGGTCGACACCCCCCGCCGACGGCGCCCCGAACCACTCGTTGACCGTATCACGGGCGGCTGGGCGTTGGTTCGGTCAGGTCGGTAGTCTGGCCAGGGCCGCGAGCAGTCGGTCGATGTCGTCGGCGGTGTGGGCGGCTGAGAGCGTGACGCGGAGCCGAGATGTGCCTTCGGGAACCGTTGGGGGGCGGATGGCTGTGACCAGGAGGCCGGCCGCTTCGAGCGCGGCGCTCCAGGCCAGTGCCTGTTCGGCGCTGCCGGCCAGGATCGGCTGGATGGGTGTGGGTGAGTCCATCAGGTTCAGTCCGATTCGGGTCGCTCCGGTGCGAAAGCGCTCGATCCACTCGGCGAGCCGTTCGCGCCGCCAGTGTTCGCGTCGGGTGATGGCGAGACTGGTGAGCGTGGCTTCGGCCAGGGCTGGTGGAGTGGCCGTGGTGTAGATGTAACTGCGCGCGCTCTGGATCAGGGTCTCGATCAGTTCCTCGGAGCCGGCGACGAAAGCGCCGAAGGTGCCGAAGGCCTTGCCGAGCGTGCCCATCAGGATCGGCACGTCTTCGGGGCCGAGCCCGAAGTGATCCGGTGAGCCGCGTCCTTCGTGTCCCAGCACCCCCAGTCCGTGCGCGTCGTCGACCATCAGCCAGGCGCCGGAGTCACGCGCGATGGCGGCCAGCTCGGGCAATGGGGCCGGATCGCCGTCCATGCTGAAGACGCCGTCGGTGACGATGAGCCGCGCGGGGTCGCCGGCGATCAGGCGTTTGAGCGCCTGGGCGTCGGCGTGCGGATAGCGGCGCAGTCGGGCGCGTGACAGCAGGGCGCCGTCGAGTAGCGAGGCATGATTGAGCCGGTCCTCGAACACTGTGTCGTTCCGTCCGGCCAGGGCGCTGATGACGCCCAGATTGGCCATGTAGCCGGTCGAGAAGAGGAGGGCGCGCGGACGGCCGGTGAACTCGGCCAGCGCTTCTTCCAGTGCCTGATGCGCGCGGCTGTGACCGTTGACCAGATGCGCCGCGCCGCTGCCCACGCCCCAGCGTTCGGCCCCGTCGCGCAGGGCGGCGATCACCTTTGGGTGATTGGCCAAGCCCAGATAGTCGTTGCCGCAGAAGCTCAGCATCGGTCGGCCGTCGACCCGCGCCTGGGGTTGCTGTGGGCTGTCCTGGAGCCGGCGGCGGCGATAGAGCGACTGGGCCTTGAGCGCGTCGAGTCGCGGGCGCAGTTCGGTCTCGGGGTTGGGGCGGCTGGACGGCGGTCGCTCCATGTCTCGTGCCTCAGAGCCGGATCTTGTGCTCAGTGGTCTTGTGACAGGCGCCCGGCTCGGTGCGTTCGGCCTCGACCTGCTCGAAGCTCAGACCCAGACGCTCGAACAGTCGACGGTCGCGGTCGGACTCGGCATTGGGTGCGGTCAGTAGCCGCTCGCCGTAGAAGATCGAGTTGGCGCCGGCCAGAAAGCAGAGCGCCTGCAACTCGTCGCTCATCTCGCTGCGACCGGCGGACAGTCGGACATGCGAACGCGGCATGATGAGGCGCGCCGCCGCGACCACGCGCACGAACTCGAAGGGATCGAGCGCGTCGACGCCGAACAGCGGCGTGCCCTCGACCTGGACCAGCAGATTGATGGGGACGGATTCGGGATGCGCCGGCAGGTTGGCGAGCTGGCGTAACATGGAGGCGCGGTCGCGGCGCGATTCGCCCATGCCGAGGATGCCGCCGCTACAGGTCTTGAGTCCGACCGCGCGGATGTGTTCCAAGGTGTCGAGCCGATCCTGATAGGTGCGGGTGCTGATGACCTGACCGTAGAACTCGGGCGAGGTGTCGAGGTTGTGGTTGTAATAGTCGAGTCCGGCGTCCTTGAGCCGGCGCGCCTGTTCGGCGGTCAGCATGCCGAGGGTGACGCAGGTCTCCAGTCCGAGCGCGTGGATACCCTCGACCATGGCGATCACCTGTTCGAGATGGCGATCGGTCGGGTTGCGCCAGGCCGCACCCATGCAGAAACGGGTCGCACCCTGGGCCTTGGCGGCGCGCGCGGCGTCCAGCACGGTGTCGAGCGGCAGGATGCGCTCAGGTTCGACGTCCGTTGCATGGCGCGCGCTCTGGCCGCAATAGCCGCAATCCTCGGGACAGGCGCCGGTCTTGATGCTCAGCAGGGTGCTGACCTGGATGGTATTGGGATCGAAGTGGGCGCGATGGATGCTCTGAGCCGTGAACAGCAGATCGTTGAACGGCCGGTCGAGGATCGCTTCAATCTCGTCGAGCGACCAATCGTGACGGAGTGCGGTCTGTGACTGGAAGGCGGTGGTCTGGATCTGTGACATGGGCGGAAGGAACCGGATGTGGCCTCGAAATCGGTCGTGACGAAGCGATAAAAGGCCCATTACTCTAAAGGGCTTGTTTGACTTGTCAACTGATTTTGGCTCTCAGGGTTTACAACTCAAGCCGCCGACATCGGCTCCGCTGGTGTGCGAATGGCGTCATGATCGAGGGGGAGAGTGCCGTGTGGAAACTCGGTTTGGGGGGCGATCGCCGTCTGCTCGACGTCCTGTTCCCGCCAACCTGTCTGCTTTGCGGCGCACCCGGCGAGGCGGGCCGCGATCTCTGCGCCGGTTGCGCGCTGGATCTGCCCTACAACCTCCGCGCCTGTGCCCGGTGCGCGCGTCCCTTCCCGGTTCCGCTGCCGGATGGGGCGATCTGCGGCGATTGCGAGCGCCGTCCGCCGCCGTTCGAAGTCTGTCTGACGGCCTTTCGCTATGAGGGTGCGGTGCCCTTCCTGATCACGGGCGCCAAGTTCCGAGGACGGCTCAATGCCGCGCGGCTGCTGGGTCAGTGTCTGGCCGAGCATGTACGTGAGTCGGCGGACGACCGGCTCGAGGCTCTGGTCCCGGTGCCGCTGCATCCGCGACGCCAGCGCACACGCGGCTACAACCAGGCCCTGGAGATCGCGCGCGTCACGGGTCGCGAGCTGTCCATTCCGATCGAGCCGCGTCTCGTCGCCCGCACCCTGGCCACGCCGCCCCAGGTCGGACTGACGGCGCGCGCCCGGCGGCGCAACATCCGGGGCGCCTTCAAGGCGATGGAAGATCTCAAGGGACGGTATCTGGCCATCGTCGATGATGTGATGACGACCGGCGGCACGGTCTCCGAACTGAGTCAGGTGTTGATCGACGCCGGTGCCGCGCGGGTCGATGTCTGGGCCGTGGCGCGGACGCTCTAAGAGCCTATCCCAAAAGGTGATATTCTCGGCTGAAGTTTTCTCGATCAAAGGAGTCAGAACGACGATGAGCTTGGCGGTTCAAGACGATGGTTGGCGGTTATCCGACGCCCTGTGGGCGCAGCTCAAACCCCTGTTGCCCGTGTACCAGCCGCCGTCCCATCCGCTGGGCTGCCATCGGCGCCGGATCGAGGATCGGGTGGTGATGGAGGGGATCTTGTTTGTATTGCGCACCGGCTGTCAATGGAATGCGCTCAACGCCACCGGGATCTGTTCGAGCAGCACGGCGCATCGACGGTTTCTGGAGTGGGTGGAGGCCGGGGTGTTCGCGCGCTTCCGGCAGGCCGGTGTGCTCAAATACGATGAACTCCAAGGGATCGACTGGTCGTGGCTGTCGCTGGATGGGACGATGACCAAGGCGCCGCCGGCGGGGTCAAAAAACGGGGCGCAACCCGACGGATCGCGGCACACAGGGTGTCAAGCGCAGCCTGTTGACGGAAGGCGCCGGCCTTCCCCTGGCGGTAGCCATCGACGGGGCCAACCGCCACGACATGAAGCTCACGCGCACGACCTTGGAGGGGATCATCGTCCCCCGTCCCGCCCCCACGCCCGAGAGACCACAGGGCCTGTGCCTGGATGCCGGCTATGACTATGACGAGGTCCGGACGATCGCTGCGGAGTTGGGGTTCACGCCCCACATTCGCCAGCGGGGTGAGGAAGCCGAGGCCGTCGTGCGTCACCCCGACTTCAAGCCCCGGCGCTGGGTGGTGGAGCGCACACATAGCTGGATGAATCGCTTCCGTCGCCTGTTGGTGCGCTGGGAGAAGCGCGATGACACCTACTTGGCCATGGTCCATCTGGCGCTCGGGATCATCACTTGGCGGGCTACCGGCCTTTTGGGATAGGCTCTTAAAGATGGTGACGCGCAGCAGGCGCACCAGTCCTTCGGCGCGCTCGGCATAGCGTCCGATCCAGAACAGATTGTCGGCCACCCGGCTGGAGACGGCGCTCTCCTGGACCACGGCCGGGGTGATCTCGGAGAGCGGGAGCAGGGTCTGTTCACCCGATGTGCGACTTTTTAACGGCCTGTGTGGATGCTTGACGTCTGGTTGGAGCGACAAGGCCGTCTGAACTACGCTGAGAAGAGGGTCCACTCACCTCAGAGGCGTTCGGGAGGCGGCCATGTCGCTGGAAGACTTTATCATCGTGGTGTATGGCTGGATAGACGATCAACTCAAGGAGTGGTTGGGACCGACAAGGCACCTGCGTCAGCGTGGGTTTGCCCCCCAGCTCAGTGATAGCGAGGCGATCACGCCGGTGGTCGTCGGCGAGTTTCTCGGTTATGACACCGACGTGGGAATCTGGGCGTATTTCCGCCAACACTAGGCGGCCGGGTTTCCGGGGCTGAGGTCGCGCAGCGGTTTTGCACGCCAAGCGGCCAACCTCCGGGTGGCCACGCAAGCGCTTCGGGAGCGTTTGAGCCGTGACTTGGGGGCCATGGACGATCCGGTGCATCTCGTTGACGGCTTTCCGGTGCCCGTCTGTGTGATCACCCGCGCGCGACGCTGTCATGCGGTTGCATTTTTTTACGTCAAAGTGCATTTGGCACGAGCTAGTCTTCTCGTTGACTAGACTTCTTTCAGTTCCGTCAGTCTAGACAACGAGCGCTCTAGTAAAATCCAACCATCACGGAATCGCCACCAAACTCAACAACCGCTTGATAAACGCATCCGTCGTCACCCCTTCGGCTTCGGCCTCGAAGGTCAGCAGAATGCGATGACGCAGAATCTCCGGCGCGACCGACTGGATATGATGCGGCACCACGAAACTCTCCCCATCCATCCAGGCCCGCGCCCGCGCACAACGCGCCAGCGCAATACTCGCGCGCGGCGAAGCCCCGAAACGACACCAGCGCCCCAGATCCCGGTCATAGAGCTTCGGATTGCGCGTCGCCTGCACCAGATCGACGATATAGTGATGCAGCTTGGGATCGAGATAGATCTCGGCCACGTCGCGCCGCATCGCAAACAGCTCCGCCTGACTCAACCGCCTGACCGGCGGCGCATAACTATGCTTCTGCTGCTCACTATCGAGCTCCAGAATCCGTAACTCCTCGTCACGACTCGGATAGGTCACGACCGCCTGCATCAAAAAGCGGTCGAGCTGCGCCTCCGGCAAATGATAGGTGCCCTCCTGCTCGACCGGATTCTGAGTCGCCAGCACCATGAAGAGCTGGGGCAGGGGATAGGTCTTCTGACCGACCGTGATCTGATGCTCGGCCATCGCCTCCAGCAACGCCGACTGCACCTTGGCCGGCGCCCGGTTGACCTCATCGGCCAGCAGCAGATTGTGGAACAACGGCCCCTGACGAAACTCGAACTCGCCCTTCTCATGGCGATAGATGTCGGTGCCGATCAGATCCGAGGGCAACAGATCCGGCGTGAACTGAATGCGGTGGAAATCGCCCTCGATCGACTCGGCCAGCGCCTTGACCGCCGTGGTCTTGGCCAGCCCCGGCATCCCCTCGACCAGCAGATGACCATCGCTCAACAGACAGACCAACATGCTGTCGATGAACGCCTGCTGGCCGATGATGCGTGAGGCGATGTGATCGCGAACGGCTTGGAGATCGCTTGGCGTCATGCGCGTTTCTTCTCTGTTCCGGTGGTGGCTGGATGGTGCACCCTGGATCGGAGCGGGCCGCGTGCCCCGGTCGCTCCAGGGTATGTCTGTCCTCTGCGCCCTATGCTGAGTCTTTTCCGGAGCCGGTGCAAGCCCGCCGTCCCGACGATTTGTTCACAGGCCGCACCCGCTCACCCGCCACCACGATCCCGGCACCGATCGGGTCAAGCCAATTTGTCAATGACTCGCGCAGTCGATTGAATTTAAAAGCTTTTTTCAAGCGGTCAAAATGCGACCGATCTGTTTCGCGTCCAGTAACCACGCGCCCTGGAAGCCGACGAACGAAAGTTGTGCACAGACTTATCCACAGGCTCTGTTGGTATCTCGGAAAAATCCAAGCCGGGCCAAGTGTTGCGGAATCATGACGAGACGCCACCCGAACAATCGTCGCCGGATCGACCCTGGCGACACCTCACCGCCCGCCACCCCGACATCCGCCGACGCGCAAGACACAGCACGCGATTCGTCCGTCGGACGTATATAATCGCCGGCGAGGCCGAATTCAGTCACGTCCATCCCGGCCGCGACCCCGTTTCCCGCCAGACATCCCGACCCCCAACCCCGAATCCATCGTCAATCCTTAGCCGCTGCGCCCGGAGTCCAGTCCTGTGATCGAAAATCTTCGTAACATCGCCATCATCGCCCACGTCGATCATGGCAAGACCACGCTGGTGGACAAGCTGTTGCAGCAGTCCGGCACGCTCGGCGACCGCTTCGGGCCGGTCGAACGGGTGATGGACTCCAACGCGCTGGAGAAGGAACGCGGCATCACCATTCTGTCGAAGAACACCGCGCTGCGCTGGAACGACTACCGCATCAACATCGTCGACACCCCAGGCCACGCCGATTTCGGCGGCGAGGTCGAGCGCGTGCTGTCGATGGTCGACTCGGTGCTGCTCCTGGTCGATGCCCAGGAAGGCCCCATGCCCCAGACCCGCTTCGTCACCAGCAAGGCGTTCGCGCACGGTCTGCGCCCGATCGTGGTCATCAACAAGATCGACCGTCCGGGCGCGCGTCCGGACTGGGTCATCGATCAGGTGTTCGACCTGTTCGACCGGCTCGGCGCCAGCGACGAGCAGCTCGATTTCCCCATCGTCTACGCCTCCGGCCTGAACGGCTACGCGGGCCTCACCGACGACGTGCGCGAAGGCGATATGACCCCGCTGTTCGAGGCCATCGTCCAGCACTGCCCGGCGCCCGAGGTCGATCCGGATTCGCCGTTCCAGATGCAGGTCTCGACCCTCGACTACAACGCCTATGTCGGCGCCATCGCCGTCGGGCGCATCCGCCACGGGCGCGTCAAGCCCAACCAGCAGGTCGTCGTGGTCAAGCCCGACGGCACGCGCCACAAGGCCAAGATCGGTCTGGTCTACGGCTATCTGGGTCTCGACCGCCACGAGGTGCCCGAGGCCACGGCCGGCGACATCGTGGCCCTGACCGGCATCGAGGCGCCCGGCGTCTCGGATACCC comes from the Allochromatium tepidum genome and includes:
- the bioF gene encoding 8-amino-7-oxononanoate synthase, which codes for MERPPSSRPNPETELRPRLDALKAQSLYRRRRLQDSPQQPQARVDGRPMLSFCGNDYLGLANHPKVIAALRDGAERWGVGSGAAHLVNGHSRAHQALEEALAEFTGRPRALLFSTGYMANLGVISALAGRNDTVFEDRLNHASLLDGALLSRARLRRYPHADAQALKRLIAGDPARLIVTDGVFSMDGDPAPLPELAAIARDSGAWLMVDDAHGLGVLGHEGRGSPDHFGLGPEDVPILMGTLGKAFGTFGAFVAGSEELIETLIQSARSYIYTTATPPALAEATLTSLAITRREHWRRERLAEWIERFRTGATRIGLNLMDSPTPIQPILAGSAEQALAWSAALEAAGLLVTAIRPPTVPEGTSRLRVTLSAAHTADDIDRLLAALARLPT
- a CDS encoding ComF family protein — its product is MWKLGLGGDRRLLDVLFPPTCLLCGAPGEAGRDLCAGCALDLPYNLRACARCARPFPVPLPDGAICGDCERRPPPFEVCLTAFRYEGAVPFLITGAKFRGRLNAARLLGQCLAEHVRESADDRLEALVPVPLHPRRQRTRGYNQALEIARVTGRELSIPIEPRLVARTLATPPQVGLTARARRRNIRGAFKAMEDLKGRYLAIVDDVMTTGGTVSELSQVLIDAGAARVDVWAVARTL
- a CDS encoding IS5 family transposase (programmed frameshift); this encodes MSLAVQDDGWRLSDALWAQLKPLLPVYQPPSHPLGCHRRRIEDRVVMEGILFVLRTGCQWNALNATGICSSSTAHRRFLEWVEAGVFARFRQAGVLKYDELQGIDWSWLSLDGTMTKAPPAGSKTGRNPTDRGTQGVKRSLLTEGAGLPLAVAIDGANRHDMKLTRTTLEGIIVPRPAPTPERPQGLCLDAGYDYDEVRTIAAELGFTPHIRQRGEEAEAVVRHPDFKPRRWVVERTHSWMNRFRRLLVRWEKRDDTYLAMVHLALGIITWRATGLLG
- the bioB gene encoding biotin synthase BioB, with the translated sequence MSQIQTTAFQSQTALRHDWSLDEIEAILDRPFNDLLFTAQSIHRAHFDPNTIQVSTLLSIKTGACPEDCGYCGQSARHATDVEPERILPLDTVLDAARAAKAQGATRFCMGAAWRNPTDRHLEQVIAMVEGIHALGLETCVTLGMLTAEQARRLKDAGLDYYNHNLDTSPEFYGQVISTRTYQDRLDTLEHIRAVGLKTCSGGILGMGESRRDRASMLRQLANLPAHPESVPINLLVQVEGTPLFGVDALDPFEFVRVVAAARLIMPRSHVRLSAGRSEMSDELQALCFLAGANSIFYGERLLTAPNAESDRDRRLFERLGLSFEQVEAERTEPGACHKTTEHKIRL
- a CDS encoding AAA family ATPase encodes the protein MTPSDLQAVRDHIASRIIGQQAFIDSMLVCLLSDGHLLVEGMPGLAKTTAVKALAESIEGDFHRIQFTPDLLPSDLIGTDIYRHEKGEFEFRQGPLFHNLLLADEVNRAPAKVQSALLEAMAEHQITVGQKTYPLPQLFMVLATQNPVEQEGTYHLPEAQLDRFLMQAVVTYPSRDEELRILELDSEQQKHSYAPPVRRLSQAELFAMRRDVAEIYLDPKLHHYIVDLVQATRNPKLYDRDLGRWCRFGASPRASIALARCARARAWMDGESFVVPHHIQSVAPEILRHRILLTFEAEAEGVTTDAFIKRLLSLVAIP